In Desulfovibrio oxyclinae DSM 11498, a single genomic region encodes these proteins:
- a CDS encoding thioesterase family protein translates to MSEIIHETTVPGDWIDYNGHLTEAGYVLVFGHATDGVLDRIGMDDAFRTSRKVSAYTVEGHINYYRESREGDALRVRTFVVGTDAKRMHLLHRMYRVRDGREVHLASSEVLLLHVDTSESPRTAPFAPEVAQELDRLRQAHVGKWDETEISRRIALGG, encoded by the coding sequence ATGAGCGAAATCATACACGAGACCACAGTTCCCGGGGACTGGATCGACTACAACGGGCATCTGACCGAGGCCGGGTACGTGCTGGTCTTCGGTCACGCCACCGACGGTGTTCTGGACCGCATCGGCATGGATGACGCGTTCCGCACCAGCCGCAAGGTCTCCGCCTACACGGTGGAGGGGCACATCAACTATTACAGGGAATCCCGAGAAGGTGACGCCCTGAGGGTTCGCACCTTCGTGGTCGGCACAGACGCCAAGCGCATGCACCTGCTGCACCGGATGTACCGAGTCCGGGACGGACGCGAAGTACATCTGGCCTCATCGGAGGTACTTCTGCTGCACGTGGATACTTCTGAATCGCCGCGCACCGCGCCATTTGCTCCGGAGGTGGCGCAGGAGCTTGACCGGCTCAGACAGGCGCATGTCGGCAAATGGGATGAAACGGAGATAAGCCGCCGCATTGCGTTGGGCGGATGA